A DNA window from Pseudoalteromonas spongiae UST010723-006 contains the following coding sequences:
- a CDS encoding zinc-dependent metalloprotease encodes MKLKLLTLAVALSFATSGAAMAKDDKKKDEKKDKTLAEMLEKKTASEGLFNLYQDKKTGETMMVISEANLNKPYVYFAHTVDGVIDAGHVRGSYRETKLIEFRRHFNRIDIISKTPRYKFDPNNAIAKASDANISEAVLASLKIEKEEEGKFALKVDKLFKSEALHKVSPWKRANDKNASKRFNPGKLDDKKSRILSNRNYTNNLDIVVDYVFKNANPSVRGTQSVTDPRTVSIKVQHSFIELPQNDYQPRKDDSRVGYFGQQFDDMTTSDWAPYQDYINRWNLVKKDPNAAISEPVEPITWWIENTTPVEWRETVKEGVLAWNLAFEKAGFKNAIEVKVQPDDADWDAGDINYNVLRWTSSPRPPFGGYGPSLANPLTGQILGSDIMLEYVFMKNRWMMDSLYSQAASSSAHNHEIASQEGLHCSQGHELQQGMMLANSLATTDIEKKEILEQGLKMLILHEVGHTLGLNHNMKASILWDEKDVHDKAKTQGILTGSVMDYTPANIAPKGMSQGDYFQDKPGPYDDWAIEYGYSQGLTDAAAEAARLESILKRSSEHGLAFGNDADDMRAPGRHIDPRVMIGDMSSNAVAYAKDRMELVNQTFGKLEQTALNDGESYQELLIKANMLFGQYRAQAGVVSRYIGGVYVERDNVGSNTQPYTPVPLAKQKEAMNVLTDLVFAPDTLSAMEPLLNKMQHQRRGFSHYGKNEDPKYHAMVLRMQKNVLAQLLHPNVMTRISDTTKYGNEYDVNSFLNDLTAAVFVDAKSASSVSHNVQTEYVQSLIKIAGINKPSKHDNLAKAAAFKQLQDIQGASLSWGASDAAKAQKAYIDMLIEKALKA; translated from the coding sequence ATGAAATTAAAGCTACTTACACTTGCTGTAGCACTAAGCTTCGCCACCAGCGGCGCAGCAATGGCAAAAGACGACAAGAAAAAAGACGAAAAGAAAGATAAAACACTGGCTGAAATGCTTGAGAAAAAAACCGCTTCTGAAGGGTTATTTAATCTTTACCAAGATAAGAAAACTGGCGAAACCATGATGGTAATTAGTGAGGCAAACTTAAACAAGCCTTACGTTTACTTTGCACATACGGTTGACGGTGTAATTGATGCAGGCCATGTACGTGGCTCTTACCGCGAAACCAAATTAATTGAGTTCCGCCGTCACTTCAACCGCATTGATATTATAAGCAAAACACCACGCTATAAGTTTGATCCTAATAATGCAATTGCTAAAGCAAGCGATGCAAATATCAGTGAAGCTGTATTAGCAAGCTTAAAAATTGAAAAAGAAGAAGAAGGTAAGTTTGCGCTTAAAGTAGATAAGTTATTTAAAAGCGAAGCACTGCATAAGGTATCACCTTGGAAACGCGCAAATGATAAAAACGCTAGCAAGCGTTTTAACCCAGGTAAGCTAGACGACAAAAAATCGCGTATTCTTAGTAACCGCAACTACACCAATAATTTAGATATTGTTGTTGATTATGTATTTAAAAATGCTAACCCAAGCGTTCGCGGTACACAGTCAGTAACGGATCCGCGCACGGTATCAATTAAAGTACAGCACTCATTTATTGAATTGCCACAAAACGATTATCAGCCACGTAAAGATGATTCACGCGTTGGCTATTTTGGTCAGCAATTTGACGATATGACGACTAGCGACTGGGCGCCATATCAAGATTACATTAACCGTTGGAATCTCGTTAAAAAAGATCCTAATGCCGCGATTTCTGAGCCTGTTGAACCAATTACGTGGTGGATTGAAAACACCACACCAGTTGAATGGCGCGAAACAGTAAAAGAGGGTGTATTAGCATGGAACTTAGCATTTGAAAAAGCGGGTTTTAAAAACGCTATTGAAGTAAAAGTACAGCCGGACGATGCTGATTGGGATGCAGGCGACATTAACTACAACGTATTACGTTGGACTTCTTCACCACGTCCTCCATTTGGCGGTTACGGCCCATCACTTGCTAACCCGCTAACAGGCCAGATTTTAGGTTCTGATATCATGCTTGAATACGTGTTTATGAAAAACCGTTGGATGATGGACAGCTTATACAGTCAAGCGGCGTCATCAAGCGCTCACAACCATGAGATCGCAAGCCAAGAAGGGTTACATTGCAGCCAGGGCCATGAATTACAACAGGGCATGATGTTAGCTAACTCGCTAGCAACAACCGATATCGAGAAGAAAGAAATTTTAGAGCAAGGCTTAAAGATGCTTATTCTTCACGAAGTTGGTCATACGCTGGGTCTTAACCACAATATGAAAGCGTCTATTTTGTGGGATGAAAAAGACGTTCACGACAAAGCTAAAACGCAAGGTATTTTAACCGGTTCAGTAATGGACTATACGCCAGCAAACATTGCACCAAAAGGCATGAGCCAAGGCGATTACTTCCAAGATAAGCCAGGCCCTTACGATGATTGGGCTATTGAATATGGTTACTCACAAGGTTTAACTGATGCTGCGGCAGAAGCGGCGCGTTTAGAATCAATTTTAAAACGTTCTAGCGAACACGGTTTAGCATTTGGTAATGATGCCGACGATATGCGCGCACCTGGTCGTCATATAGACCCACGCGTAATGATTGGCGATATGTCATCAAACGCTGTGGCGTATGCTAAAGATCGTATGGAATTAGTAAACCAAACATTCGGTAAACTTGAGCAAACAGCGCTAAATGACGGTGAGTCGTATCAAGAGCTGCTGATCAAAGCAAATATGCTATTTGGTCAATACCGCGCTCAAGCAGGCGTTGTATCGCGTTACATTGGTGGTGTTTACGTAGAGCGTGACAATGTAGGTAGCAATACACAGCCTTACACGCCAGTGCCACTTGCTAAACAAAAAGAAGCGATGAACGTACTAACTGATTTAGTATTTGCACCAGATACACTATCAGCAATGGAACCTCTGCTTAACAAGATGCAACACCAGCGTCGCGGCTTTAGTCATTATGGTAAAAACGAAGATCCTAAGTACCACGCTATGGTACTTCGCATGCAAAAGAATGTATTAGCTCAGCTATTACACCCAAATGTAATGACGCGTATTTCGGATACCACAAAATACGGTAACGAATACGATGTGAACAGCTTCTTAAATGACTTAACCGCTGCCGTTTTTGTTGATGCAAAGTCAGCGTCATCAGTAAGCCACAACGTACAAACTGAGTATGTGCAGTCGTTAATTAAGATTGCGGGTATCAACAAACCGTCAAAGCACGATAACTTGGCAAAAGCAGCTGCATTTAAGCAACTACAAGATATTCAAGGTGCAAGCCTATCTTGGGGCGCGTCAGATGCTGCGAAAGCGCAAAAAGCCTATATTGATATGCTAATTGAGAAAGCATTAAAAGCGTAA
- the nadE gene encoding ammonia-dependent NAD(+) synthetase gives MRAEIMAEMKVLPSIDPQAEITRRIAFIKSKLVESGTRSLVLGISGGVDSSTCGKLCQLAIDELNQENATDKYQFIAMRLPYGVQADEDEAQLAVDFIQPSKRVTVNIKPATDGMHSEALAALEAAAIEPPAQSAIDFTKGNVKARQRMIAQYEIGGLTQGLVVGTDHSAENITGFYTKFGDGACDLAPLFGLSKRQVRLLAKTLGAPELLVTKTPTADLECDRPGLADEDALGVSYDQIDDFLEGKDVSKEVEEKLIAIYQRTQHKRKPIPTVYD, from the coding sequence GTGCGCGCTGAAATCATGGCTGAAATGAAGGTACTCCCTTCAATCGATCCACAAGCAGAAATTACACGTCGAATTGCTTTTATTAAATCTAAGCTGGTGGAGTCAGGTACACGCAGTTTAGTGCTTGGTATCTCTGGTGGTGTTGACTCATCAACATGTGGCAAATTGTGTCAGTTGGCGATTGATGAATTAAACCAAGAAAACGCAACGGATAAATACCAGTTTATCGCCATGCGTTTACCTTATGGTGTGCAAGCAGATGAAGATGAAGCGCAACTGGCTGTGGATTTTATTCAACCATCAAAGCGCGTCACTGTAAATATTAAGCCTGCAACCGATGGTATGCATTCAGAGGCGCTAGCAGCGCTTGAGGCTGCAGCAATTGAGCCACCAGCACAAAGTGCAATTGATTTTACCAAAGGCAACGTAAAGGCACGTCAGCGCATGATAGCGCAATATGAAATTGGCGGGTTAACCCAAGGTTTAGTGGTTGGCACAGATCACAGTGCTGAAAACATCACTGGTTTTTATACTAAGTTTGGTGATGGTGCATGTGACTTAGCCCCGTTGTTTGGTCTGTCTAAGCGTCAAGTCCGCTTGTTAGCTAAAACACTTGGTGCGCCAGAATTACTGGTAACGAAAACGCCAACTGCTGATTTAGAGTGTGATCGCCCTGGCCTTGCTGATGAAGATGCACTTGGCGTGAGCTACGATCAGATTGATGACTTCTTAGAAGGTAAAGACGTATCAAAAGAAGTTGAAGAAAAGCTGATTGCGATTTATCAGCGTACTCAGCATAAGCGCAAGCCAATCCCAACAGTTTATGATTAA
- a CDS encoding YceH family protein, producing MELNLTPVEQRIIGCLLEKQQTTPDQYPLSLNSLTNACNQKSNREPVMALSESDVQEGLDSLVAKRLVTVDEGLSGRVSKYAHRFCNTEFGSIKLTDQQKAIVCLMLVRGAQTPGELRTRSNRLAEFSNVTEVESALNALAEQEYVVKLEREPGKRESRFMHLFGDADISELTAVNSNAQSTVVASHQSDEMAQLRLEVAQLRSELAEIKSHLGL from the coding sequence ATGGAACTCAATTTAACGCCAGTTGAACAACGCATTATTGGCTGCTTACTAGAAAAACAACAAACCACGCCAGATCAGTACCCTCTTTCGCTCAATAGCCTGACTAACGCCTGCAATCAAAAATCAAATCGTGAGCCTGTAATGGCGTTGTCGGAATCTGACGTACAAGAAGGCTTAGATTCACTTGTTGCAAAACGCTTAGTGACAGTTGATGAAGGGTTGTCGGGTCGCGTGAGTAAATATGCCCATCGCTTTTGTAATACAGAGTTCGGTTCAATAAAGCTAACCGATCAGCAAAAGGCGATTGTTTGCTTAATGTTGGTACGCGGTGCACAAACGCCTGGCGAGCTTAGAACACGTTCTAACCGTTTAGCAGAGTTTAGCAATGTAACGGAAGTTGAAAGTGCCCTTAACGCATTAGCGGAGCAAGAATATGTTGTGAAGTTGGAACGCGAACCTGGTAAACGTGAATCACGTTTTATGCATTTATTTGGTGATGCCGATATTTCTGAACTAACAGCAGTGAATTCGAATGCGCAATCGACGGTTGTGGCTAGCCATCAAAGTGATGAAATGGCACAATTAAGATTAGAAGTCGCTCAATTACGCAGCGAACTTGCAGAGATAAAATCACATCTAGGTTTATAA
- a CDS encoding F0F1 ATP synthase subunit epsilon, whose amino-acid sequence MAMTIHLDVVSAEETIFSGRVESLQVTGSEGELGILHGHAPLLTPLKPGMVNFVKQHGEEEMIYIAGGTLEVQPGTVTVLADVATRAEDLDEATALEAKRQAEEHMANASAADFNYAEAAIELSKAIAQIKVLQSMRKK is encoded by the coding sequence ATGGCAATGACTATACATCTTGACGTAGTAAGCGCAGAAGAGACAATTTTCTCTGGTCGCGTTGAATCACTTCAAGTAACAGGTAGTGAAGGTGAGCTAGGTATTTTACATGGCCACGCACCACTACTAACACCCCTAAAACCTGGTATGGTTAACTTTGTTAAGCAACACGGCGAAGAAGAAATGATTTACATCGCGGGTGGTACATTAGAAGTACAACCAGGCACTGTAACCGTTCTTGCTGATGTTGCAACACGTGCAGAAGACCTAGATGAAGCAACTGCATTAGAAGCGAAGCGTCAAGCTGAAGAGCACATGGCGAACGCATCTGCTGCAGACTTCAACTATGCTGAAGCTGCAATTGAGCTTTCAAAAGCGATTGCACAAATCAAAGTACTTCAGTCTATGCGCAAGAAGTAA
- the atpD gene encoding F0F1 ATP synthase subunit beta: MSLGKVVQIIGAVVDIEFPQDNVPAVYDALKVTSGELAGLTLEVQQQLGGGVVRGIALGTTDGLRRGTEVDTTGEPIKVPVGTATLGRIMNVLGDPIDEAGPIGEEERYSIHREAPSYEDQSSSVELLETGIKVIDLVCPFAKGGKVGLFGGAGVGKTVNMMELIRNIAIEHSGYSVFAGVGERTREGNDFYHEMNESNVLDKVSLVYGQMNEPPGNRLRVALTGLTMAEKFRDEGRDVLFFVDNIYRYTLAGTEVSALLGRMPSAVGYQPTLAEEMGVLQERIASTKTGSITSIQAVYVPADDLTDPSPATTFAHLDATVVLSRDIASLGIYPAIDPLDSSSRQLDPLVIGQEHYDVARGVQTVLQRYKELKDIIAILGMDELSDEDKQVVSRARKIQRFLSQPFFVAEVFTGAPGKYVSLKDTLEGFKGILAGDYDDLPEQAFYMVGSIDEAIEKAKDM, from the coding sequence ATGAGTTTAGGTAAGGTCGTCCAAATTATCGGCGCCGTTGTGGACATCGAGTTTCCACAAGACAACGTGCCAGCCGTATATGACGCACTAAAAGTAACAAGCGGTGAGCTTGCTGGTTTGACTTTAGAAGTTCAACAGCAGCTTGGCGGCGGTGTGGTACGTGGTATCGCACTAGGTACTACTGACGGTTTACGTCGTGGTACTGAAGTAGACACAACTGGCGAGCCTATCAAGGTTCCAGTTGGTACAGCGACACTAGGTCGTATCATGAACGTACTTGGTGACCCAATTGATGAAGCGGGTCCAATCGGTGAAGAAGAGCGTTACTCTATCCACCGTGAAGCTCCAAGCTACGAAGATCAGAGCAGCTCAGTTGAGCTTTTAGAGACTGGTATCAAGGTAATCGACCTTGTATGTCCATTCGCTAAAGGTGGTAAAGTTGGTCTATTCGGTGGTGCGGGTGTTGGTAAAACAGTAAACATGATGGAACTTATCCGTAACATCGCAATCGAGCACAGCGGTTACTCAGTATTCGCAGGTGTTGGTGAGCGTACTCGTGAGGGTAATGACTTCTACCATGAAATGAACGAATCAAACGTACTTGATAAAGTATCGCTTGTTTACGGTCAGATGAACGAGCCACCAGGTAACCGTCTACGTGTTGCACTTACTGGTCTTACAATGGCTGAGAAGTTCCGTGACGAAGGTCGTGACGTACTTTTCTTCGTTGATAACATTTACCGTTATACACTAGCGGGTACAGAAGTATCAGCACTTCTAGGTCGTATGCCATCAGCGGTAGGTTACCAGCCTACACTAGCTGAAGAAATGGGTGTACTTCAGGAGCGTATCGCATCAACTAAGACTGGTTCAATCACGTCTATCCAAGCAGTATATGTACCTGCGGATGACTTAACGGATCCATCACCAGCGACTACGTTCGCTCACTTAGATGCGACAGTTGTACTTTCTCGTGATATCGCGTCACTAGGTATTTACCCAGCGATCGATCCACTTGATTCATCATCTCGTCAGCTTGACCCATTAGTAATCGGTCAAGAGCACTATGACGTTGCACGTGGTGTTCAAACAGTTCTTCAGCGTTATAAAGAACTTAAAGACATCATCGCAATCCTAGGTATGGACGAGCTATCTGATGAAGATAAGCAAGTTGTATCACGTGCTCGTAAGATCCAGCGTTTCCTATCTCAGCCATTCTTCGTAGCTGAGGTATTCACAGGTGCACCTGGTAAATACGTATCACTGAAAGATACTCTTGAGGGCTTCAAAGGCATCCTAGCTGGTGACTATGACGATCTTCCAGAGCAAGCGTTCTACATGGTTGGTTCAATCGACGAAGCGATCGAAAAAGCCAAAGACATGTAA
- the atpG gene encoding F0F1 ATP synthase subunit gamma, with protein MAGGKEIKSQIGSIKNTQKITSAMEMVAASKMKKAQDRVASSRPYAENIRKVIGRVAQANLDFKHPFLEERDVKKVGYIIVSTDRGLCGGLNSNEFKKVALDVKAWKEKGVDAEFAALGSKAAGFFQRFGGELLASRAGLGDAPSIQDVIGPVKVMLDAYSEGKIDRLFVVYNNFVNTMKQEPVIDQLLPLPKADEEVSSHSWDYLYEPNPEAILETLIKRFIESQVYQSVVENAASEQAARMVAMKAATDNAGDLIDELQLVYNKARQAAITQEISEIVSGSAAV; from the coding sequence ATGGCCGGCGGAAAAGAGATAAAATCACAGATCGGGAGTATTAAAAATACTCAGAAGATCACCAGCGCAATGGAGATGGTTGCCGCTTCTAAAATGAAGAAGGCACAAGATCGCGTGGCATCAAGCCGCCCATACGCTGAAAATATACGCAAAGTGATCGGTCGTGTTGCTCAGGCTAACTTAGACTTTAAACACCCGTTTTTAGAAGAACGTGATGTAAAGAAAGTTGGTTACATTATTGTTTCTACTGACCGCGGTCTATGTGGCGGCTTAAACTCAAACGAGTTTAAGAAAGTTGCACTAGACGTTAAAGCGTGGAAAGAAAAAGGCGTTGACGCTGAATTTGCTGCCCTAGGTAGCAAAGCAGCAGGCTTTTTCCAGCGTTTTGGCGGTGAGTTATTAGCAAGCAGAGCAGGGCTTGGTGATGCTCCTTCAATTCAGGACGTAATTGGTCCTGTAAAAGTGATGCTTGATGCATACTCAGAAGGAAAAATTGACCGCTTGTTTGTTGTTTACAACAACTTTGTAAACACGATGAAACAAGAGCCAGTGATCGATCAGTTATTACCTTTGCCTAAAGCTGACGAAGAAGTTTCTAGCCACTCTTGGGATTACTTATATGAGCCAAACCCAGAGGCAATTTTAGAAACTCTTATTAAACGCTTTATCGAGTCTCAGGTATATCAGAGTGTTGTTGAAAACGCTGCATCTGAACAAGCTGCACGTATGGTTGCGATGAAAGCTGCAACAGACAACGCAGGTGACTTAATTGATGAGTTACAACTGGTATACAACAAAGCACGACAAGCCGCGATTACACAAGAAATTAGTGAAATCGTGTCAGGTTCAGCAGCCGTTTAA